The proteins below come from a single Bombus pyrosoma isolate SC7728 linkage group LG10, ASM1482585v1, whole genome shotgun sequence genomic window:
- the LOC122572153 gene encoding dynein assembly factor with WDR repeat domains 1-like isoform X1 — translation MKLLKFLLRYFPPGLALEYTQGGDVKTKMIDLLDLSAETNIRALAESIKATEPVITESVMEQLVETLQKLQAKVCETNAKRYYKYKTLQTHLLPLTNIAFDKLGKRCLTGSYDRTCKVWDIDSGAELLTLEGHKNVVYTVSFNNPISDKIVTGSFDKTARIWCSRTGHCFLTMWGHNAGIAVAKFSPSYNKIGTASLDTTSKIFELTTGEELGTLRGHTAEIIALHFNNDGTQMITGSFDGTVNIWDTRTFSRTSVLIGHRSELSNCVYNFDCSLIASSSMDKTAKVWDTRMNSCLATLRGHDDEVLDLTFDNNGKKLATASSDTTARVWDVSTNFQQLASMRGHREEVSKVCFSPNNQHLLTSSLDETSKLWSLESGCCIQTLDGHTDDVFSCAFSYNGDTIITASKDNTCMIWR, via the exons ATGAAGCTGCTAAAGTTTTTGCTTCGTTATTTTCCGCCAG GTCTCGCCTTGGAGTACACACAGGGTGGAGATGTCAAGACAAAAATGATCGATCTTCTGGATCTGTCTGCCGA AACGAACATAAGAGCATTAGCGGAGAGTATAAAAGCGACCGAGCCAGTAATAACCGAAAGTGTAATGGAGCAGTTAGTGGAGACCCTGCAGAAGCTGCAAGCCAAAGTTTGCGAAACAAACGCCAAGCGCTACTACAAATACAAAACCTTGCAGACCCATCTTCTACCCCTTACGAATATAGCGTTCGATAAACTAGGTAAAAG ATGCCTGACAGGCAGCTATGACCGAACGTGTAAAGTTTGGGACATTGACAGTGGAGCGGAGCTTCTTACTCTCGAAGGCCATAAGAATGTGGTCTACACCGTGTCCTTCAACAATCCAATTTC AGACAAAATCGTAACCGGTTCCTTTGACAAGACAGCTAGGATTTGGTGCTCTCGAACAGGCCACTGTTTCCTAACTATGTGGGGACATAACGCTGGAATAGCTGTCGCAAAATTCTCACCCAGTTACAACAAAATTGGGACGGCTTCCCTAGACACGACGTCAAAGATATTTGAGTTAACAACAG gcGAGGAATTAGGAACGTTGAGAGGTCACACGGCAGAAATAATCGCTTTACATTTCAACAACGATGGAACTCAAATGATAACAGGTTCTTTCGACGGTACTGTTAATATTTGGGACACGAGAACTTTCAG TCGCACAAGCGTTTTAATCGGTCATCGATCGGAATTGTCAAACTGCGTCTATAACTTCGACTGTTCGTTGATCGCCTCGTCGTCCATGGACAAAACGGCCAAAGTTTGGGACACGAGGATGAATTCCTGCCTGGCCACTCTGCGAGGACACGACGACGAGGTCTTGGACTTGACCTTCGACAACAACGGGAAAAAGTTGGCGACCGCGAGCAGCGACACCACTGCTCGAGTTTGGGATGTGAGCACCAATTTTCAGCAGTTAGCCTCGATGAGAGGCCACCGAGAAGAAGTCTCGAAAG TCTGCTTCAGTCCAAATAATCAGCATCTGCTGACGTCATCGTTGGATGAGACGTCGAAATTATGGTCTTTGGAGAGCGGATGCTGTATACAAACGCTAGATGGTCACACAGACGATGTCTTCAGTTGCGCCTTTTCGTATAACGGCGATACCATTATCACGGCAAGCAAAGATAACACTTGCATGATTTGGAGATGA
- the LOC122572153 gene encoding dynein assembly factor with WDR repeat domains 1-like isoform X2 gives MKLLKFLLRYFPPGLALEYTQGGDVKTKMIDLLDLSAECLTGSYDRTCKVWDIDSGAELLTLEGHKNVVYTVSFNNPISDKIVTGSFDKTARIWCSRTGHCFLTMWGHNAGIAVAKFSPSYNKIGTASLDTTSKIFELTTGEELGTLRGHTAEIIALHFNNDGTQMITGSFDGTVNIWDTRTFSRTSVLIGHRSELSNCVYNFDCSLIASSSMDKTAKVWDTRMNSCLATLRGHDDEVLDLTFDNNGKKLATASSDTTARVWDVSTNFQQLASMRGHREEVSKVCFSPNNQHLLTSSLDETSKLWSLESGCCIQTLDGHTDDVFSCAFSYNGDTIITASKDNTCMIWR, from the exons ATGAAGCTGCTAAAGTTTTTGCTTCGTTATTTTCCGCCAG GTCTCGCCTTGGAGTACACACAGGGTGGAGATGTCAAGACAAAAATGATCGATCTTCTGGATCTGTCTGCCGA ATGCCTGACAGGCAGCTATGACCGAACGTGTAAAGTTTGGGACATTGACAGTGGAGCGGAGCTTCTTACTCTCGAAGGCCATAAGAATGTGGTCTACACCGTGTCCTTCAACAATCCAATTTC AGACAAAATCGTAACCGGTTCCTTTGACAAGACAGCTAGGATTTGGTGCTCTCGAACAGGCCACTGTTTCCTAACTATGTGGGGACATAACGCTGGAATAGCTGTCGCAAAATTCTCACCCAGTTACAACAAAATTGGGACGGCTTCCCTAGACACGACGTCAAAGATATTTGAGTTAACAACAG gcGAGGAATTAGGAACGTTGAGAGGTCACACGGCAGAAATAATCGCTTTACATTTCAACAACGATGGAACTCAAATGATAACAGGTTCTTTCGACGGTACTGTTAATATTTGGGACACGAGAACTTTCAG TCGCACAAGCGTTTTAATCGGTCATCGATCGGAATTGTCAAACTGCGTCTATAACTTCGACTGTTCGTTGATCGCCTCGTCGTCCATGGACAAAACGGCCAAAGTTTGGGACACGAGGATGAATTCCTGCCTGGCCACTCTGCGAGGACACGACGACGAGGTCTTGGACTTGACCTTCGACAACAACGGGAAAAAGTTGGCGACCGCGAGCAGCGACACCACTGCTCGAGTTTGGGATGTGAGCACCAATTTTCAGCAGTTAGCCTCGATGAGAGGCCACCGAGAAGAAGTCTCGAAAG TCTGCTTCAGTCCAAATAATCAGCATCTGCTGACGTCATCGTTGGATGAGACGTCGAAATTATGGTCTTTGGAGAGCGGATGCTGTATACAAACGCTAGATGGTCACACAGACGATGTCTTCAGTTGCGCCTTTTCGTATAACGGCGATACCATTATCACGGCAAGCAAAGATAACACTTGCATGATTTGGAGATGA
- the LOC122572154 gene encoding nucleoside diphosphate kinase 7 — protein sequence MSVDHNEKYIFEAEWYDKIACVLKKFYLYYYPFDNTVELFDIKNRKTFLRRTKCEGIQAKDFYVGATVTIFSRSIRITDYADCTTRTKLQTKMQKTFAMVKPTVVDKLGEILKHIVASQFHIANIKMVRLSQEEATDLYRDKEEPNIAYIVNYLTSGPIVALELLGDHAITRWQEVMGPEDPREAVAKAPSSLRACYGKDNIVNAVYGSDNEETAQKELQFFFPNPKSGKKGPVNTATLENCTCCIIKPHIVQAKLIGNIIDDVQKAGYTISAVQQFFVNLFDAEEFLEVYKGVLPDYAAMVGELQSGPCIVMEIKHKEEKHDVQGEFRKLCGPMDPDIARQVRPDTLRAKYGKTKVQNAVHCSDLPEDGILEVEYFFKILDSS from the exons ATGTCGGTGGAccataatgaaaaatatattttcgaagcTGAATGGTACGACAAAATAGCCTGCGTCTTAAAGAAGTTTTATCTGTATTATTATCCATTCGATAATACGGTTGAATTG tttGATATAAAAAACAGGAAAACGTTTCTAAGAAGGACAAAATGCGAAGGAATTCAGGCAAAAGATTTCTATGTAGGTGCCACtgtaacaatattttcaagGAGTATAAGGATAACAGATTATGCGGATTGTACTACACGaacaaaattgcaaacaaaaaTGCAAAA AACATTTGCAATGGTGAAACCTACTGTTGTTGATAAGTTaggagaaatattaaaacatatagTTGCCTCTCAATTTCATATTGCCAATATTAAAATGGTTAGATTGTCGCAAGAAGAGGCGACAGACTTATATCGAGATAAAGAGGAGCCCAATATAGC GTATATAGTGAATTATCTCACTTCTGGTCCTATTGTAGCTTTAGAACTATTAGGTGATCATGCAATTACACGTTGGCAAGAAGTGATGGGACCGGAAGATCCCAGGGAAGCTGTTGCTAAAGCTCCATCTTCCCTCAGAGCATGTTATGGTAAAGATAATATTGTCAATGCGGTATATGGTTCTGACAATGAGGAAACAGCACAAAAA gaattacaatttttcttccctAATCCAAAAAGCGGTAAAAAGGGACCAGTAAATACAGCAACATTAGAAAATTGTACTTGCTGTATTATTAAACCACATATCGTCCAAGCTAAACTAATTG GAAATATTATCGATGACGTGCAAAAAGCTGGTTATACTATCTCTGCTGTACAACAATTTTTTGTCAATCTATTTGACGCGGAAGAATTTTTAGAAGTTTACAAAGGGGTTCTTCCCGATTATGCG GCCATGGTAGGAGAACTACAGTCAGGACCATGTATTGTTAtggaaataaaacataaagaagaaaaacatgATGTCCAAggagaatttagaaaattatgcgGACCTATGGATCca GATATTGCACGGCAAGTGAGACCAGATACTCTTCGAGCAAAGTACGGAAAAACAAAGGTACAAAATGCTGTACATTGTTCTGACTTACCGGAAGATGGAATATTAgag gTGGAATACTTTTTTAAGATTCTTGACAGCAGCTAG